The Dehalobacter sp. DCM sequence CCGCATTGCCATGATCCGCCGTGATCAGGACTGTTCCTGCTGCGGCCTGAACCGCGTCGACGATCTTCCCGACACAGTTATCGACTGCCTCCAACGCCTTGACTGCTGCGTTAAAATAACCCGTATGCCCTACCATGTCGGCATTGGCAAAATTCAAAACAATCACATCGTATTTTTCTTTTTGCATTTTTACCAGCAGGGTATCTGTGACCGTATAGGCACTCATCTCAGGTTGTAGGTTATATGTCGCCACCGATGGTGAAGGAATCAGACACCGTTCTTCCCCATTATCCGGTTCTTCAATGCCGCCGTTGAAGAAGAAGGTCACATGCGCATATTTTTCAGTCTCCGCGATGCGCAGCTGCTTTAAATCATGTTCAGCAAGAACTTCACCCAACGTGTTTTCCAGATTCTGTGGCGGAAAGGCAACCGGACAGTCAAATGTCGCATCATATTCAGTTAGACACACATACTGTACTTTAGGACGATTAGATCTGGCGAATCCGTCAAAATCCTCCTGGATAAACGCACGGGTAATTTCCCGCGCCCGGTCAGCTCGGAAATTAAAAAATATCACACTGTCGCCGTCTTCAATCATACTGATAGGCTTTCCTGTTTCATCAATAATTACCGTTGGGTCGACGAATTCATCAATGATTTTTTTATCATATGAATTTTCTACAGCAGCAATCGCGTTACAGGCCATGGGGCCTTGTCCATGTACCAGCGCGTTATAGGCTCTTTCTACGCGATCCCAGCGTTTGTCGCGATCCATCACATAATACCGTCCGCTGACAGTGGCTATCTTTCCTTTTCCCAATTCTTTCAGCTTTGATTCCAACTGCGTCAGAAAAACTTTGGCACTTTGAGGAAGAACATCTCTTCCATCCAGAACCGGATGAACAAAGATTTTTCCCACACCATTTTGAACGGCCATATCTAAAAGGGCATACAAGTGACTGGCATGAGAATGGACACCGCCATCGGACAGAAGCCCCAGAAAATGGACAGCTCTTCCGCTGTCCCGGGCTTGTTCCATAGCCTTCAACAGCACATCATTCTTATAAAGTTCACCGTCCCTGATGGCTTTAGATATTCGAGTAAATTCTTGATAGACGATTCGTCCTGCGCCGATATTTAAGTGACCGACTTCGGAATTTCCCATTTGACCTTCCGGAAGTCCCACTGCCGAACCCGACGCGTCAAGCTGGGTATGAGGATAGGTTTCCAACAAACGGCAAAAATTCGGCGTCCGCGCCGTTAAGATAGCATTTCCATTTTCTTCCTCGCTGCAGCCCCACCCGTCCAGGATCATCAGCAAGAGCGGTTTTCCCGTTTTACTGACCATAATCGGTCACCTCACGCCATGGATCATTTTCGCAAATTCCTGAACATCCAGGCTGGCACCGCCGACTAATGCCCCGTCAATGTCGGGCTGACTCATTAGTTCTGCGATATTCCCAGACTTGACACTCCCGCCATAAAGGATCCGAACCTGCGAGGATACAGCACCGACAAGACTAGTCAGGGTACCCCGGATAGCCGCGCACATATCCTGCGCATCTTGCGGTGATGCTGTCCGACCTGTTCCGATGGCCCAAATCGGTTCATAGGCAACGACAATTTTCTTGACTTCTTCAGGACTCAAACCATGAATATCCTGTTCCACCTGTTCCCGTACATAAGCTGCCGCTTGGCCGCTTTCTCTTAAGGTTAAATTCTCACCAACACAAAGAATGGGAGTAAGACCATGGTCCAACGCTGTCTTTACTTTCTTGGCAATCAGGACGTCGTCTTCCTTGAAGTATTCCCTGCGTTCCGAGTGGCCGAGGATCACAAACGTACAGGCGAGGTCTTTTAGCATCAGCGGTGAGATTTCTCCTGTAAACGCGCCCTGGGTTTCAAAGTACATATTCTGAGCGCCGATATGAACGATGCTTTCTTCCAATTCATCCTTTAAGACCGGTAACGCGGTAAATGGAGCACAAATCGCTACATCCACATCCGTTACATTATCCACCAGCTCCAGTATCTCGGCTGCAAAATCCCTTGCTTCTTGAACGGTTTTATACATTTTCCAGTTGCCGGCTATCAATGGCCTTCTTGCTGTCATCATAACCCCTCCCATTTTCTCTCATCGTTCATCACATCAAAGCGAATGCGGCTTATAGCCTCCTATTTTTAATAATCCAACCCGTATAGTCTATTCGTTTTTGTCTTTCAATATTGCCACCCCGGGGAGCGTTTTTCCTTCCAGAAATTCCAGGGAGGCACCCCCGCCCGTCGAAATATGCGTCATTTTTTCAGCGACACCTACTTTTTCTACCGCGGCGACAGAATCACCGCCGCCGATGATCGTTGTCCCTGTGCATTCAGCCATAGCCTGGGCAATCTGTTCAGTCCCACGTGCGAAATTATCCATTTCGAATACACCCATTGGACCGTTCCAAATAACGGTTTGAGCCGCAAGCACTGTGTCAGCAAAGCTCTTGGCGCTTGCCGGGCCGATGTCGAGCGCCATCTCATCTGCCTGAATAGCATTGACTTCTGCAACTCTAAAGGGTGCATCCGCTTTAAACTCCCGGGTCACAACAACATCAGCGGGAAGCATCAGCTTAACACCACGTTGCTCAGCTTGTCGGATAAGTTCAGCCGCTAAGTCGATTTTATCCGGTTCAATCAATGATTTACCCACCTCAAAGCCCTGCGCTTTGAGAAAGGTATTGGCCATACCGCCGCCAATGATCAGCGCATCCACTTTTTTCAGCAAATTGTCGATGACCCCGATTTTATCGCTGACTTTGGCTCCGCCAATGATTGCCGCAAACGGTCTATTTGGATTGCTCAGCGCCTGACCTAATATATCGAGTTCCTTCTTCATCAGGAATCCGGCGTAAGCCGGTATATATTTAGCGATTCCCTCCGTTGATGCATGCGCGCGATGTGCGGCCCCGAAGGCATCGTTGACATAAATGTCAGCCAAATCAGCCAGACTGCGGGCAAAATCAGGATCATTTTTTTCTTCCTCAGCATGATACCTGACATTCTCCAAGATCAGAATCTGCCCATCTCTGAGTCCGTCCGCCAGGACTTTGACTTCAGTGCCAACGCAATCCGGAGCCATCTGCACGTCCTGCTGAAGCAGTTGACTTAAATGTCCAGCCACCGGTGCCAGAGAATATCTGGGATCGACCTTGCCTTTCGGACGCCCCAGATGAGAAGCCAGAATCACTCTGGCCCCGTTATCAACAAGGTGCTTTACTGTCGGTAAAGCGGCACGAATCCGCGTGTCATCCGTAATAACCTGCTGATCATCCATGGGAACATTGAAGTCAACGCGAACAAAGACGCGTTCTCCTTTGACTGCTATCTCATCGATACCCATTTTGTCCATTTGATTTCCTCCTAAATACCCCTTAACTTCGAGGAATAGTTTAGTTTACCTTAGCACCCGCTATCTTATTCCGGACGCCAAACATGTTCATTCGAACACACATAAGTCCTTTTGTGTTCTAATTTTAACATATTTTTGTTTATTTGAGCATATTTTTTTAATTCAAATCTCGTTACTTATCGTCATTGAAGGATAAATTAGAGATATATCCGAAAGGATTACTTCTTTCTGATACGAAGAAAACCGGCTGCTTTGCCGGTTTTTGGTTTATAATTATATCTCTATTTCATTTTATTTGTCCTTTTCACCCGCCAAAAATCCGGCTGTAAAAATACGAGTAATGTAAACAGTTCCAGTCTTCCCAACAACATGAGAACGGTTAATACCCCTTTAGCAAATGGATGCAACGAAGCATAAGTATACATTGGACCGACAACCCCAAATCCCGGACCAATACTGCTCAATGTGGCAATCGATGCCGACATGGCGTCAAACGGTTCAAGTCCGGTGCCGGCCACAAGAAGCGAGCCCAGCGCAAAGGTCAAAAAATAGACAAAGAAAAAACGTCCGACGTTGGTCAGAACGGAACTATCCACGACACGATCCTGCACAACGATATTGACGACAAGACGAGGGTGAATGGCCTGTTTAAGCTGGGCCAGGCCCATTTTAACCAGCAACAGGATCCTGGACACTTTAATCCCACCGGCTGTGGACCCGGCAGACGCCCCAATGAACATCAGAAAAAACAAGACC is a genomic window containing:
- the gpmI gene encoding 2,3-bisphosphoglycerate-independent phosphoglycerate mutase, with product MVSKTGKPLLLMILDGWGCSEEENGNAILTARTPNFCRLLETYPHTQLDASGSAVGLPEGQMGNSEVGHLNIGAGRIVYQEFTRISKAIRDGELYKNDVLLKAMEQARDSGRAVHFLGLLSDGGVHSHASHLYALLDMAVQNGVGKIFVHPVLDGRDVLPQSAKVFLTQLESKLKELGKGKIATVSGRYYVMDRDKRWDRVERAYNALVHGQGPMACNAIAAVENSYDKKIIDEFVDPTVIIDETGKPISMIEDGDSVIFFNFRADRAREITRAFIQEDFDGFARSNRPKVQYVCLTEYDATFDCPVAFPPQNLENTLGEVLAEHDLKQLRIAETEKYAHVTFFFNGGIEEPDNGEERCLIPSPSVATYNLQPEMSAYTVTDTLLVKMQKEKYDVIVLNFANADMVGHTGYFNAAVKALEAVDNCVGKIVDAVQAAAGTVLITADHGNAETMVDEKMNSPFTAHTTNKVPFILVNDAYKGTRLREDGRLCDIAPTMLDLLDIEIPKEMTGISLLNT
- the tpiA gene encoding triose-phosphate isomerase, with product MTARRPLIAGNWKMYKTVQEARDFAAEILELVDNVTDVDVAICAPFTALPVLKDELEESIVHIGAQNMYFETQGAFTGEISPLMLKDLACTFVILGHSERREYFKEDDVLIAKKVKTALDHGLTPILCVGENLTLRESGQAAAYVREQVEQDIHGLSPEEVKKIVVAYEPIWAIGTGRTASPQDAQDMCAAIRGTLTSLVGAVSSQVRILYGGSVKSGNIAELMSQPDIDGALVGGASLDVQEFAKMIHGVR
- a CDS encoding phosphoglycerate kinase, with protein sequence MDKMGIDEIAVKGERVFVRVDFNVPMDDQQVITDDTRIRAALPTVKHLVDNGARVILASHLGRPKGKVDPRYSLAPVAGHLSQLLQQDVQMAPDCVGTEVKVLADGLRDGQILILENVRYHAEEEKNDPDFARSLADLADIYVNDAFGAAHRAHASTEGIAKYIPAYAGFLMKKELDILGQALSNPNRPFAAIIGGAKVSDKIGVIDNLLKKVDALIIGGGMANTFLKAQGFEVGKSLIEPDKIDLAAELIRQAEQRGVKLMLPADVVVTREFKADAPFRVAEVNAIQADEMALDIGPASAKSFADTVLAAQTVIWNGPMGVFEMDNFARGTEQIAQAMAECTGTTIIGGGDSVAAVEKVGVAEKMTHISTGGGASLEFLEGKTLPGVAILKDKNE